In Sphingobacterium sp. PCS056, the following proteins share a genomic window:
- a CDS encoding DASH family cryptochrome, with the protein MPEKQKINILWFGNDLRIRDNESLFNVMQEDLTFLALYIFNETFFCSGPLGFKKIGKFRAQFLLDTVLDLNSNLNQKNIPFLKKIGRTQDVFNQISGQFEIEKIFCQSEWTQEEVVLYNKIKRILPGVKWVKSYSQLLLQPNYVADKVDEIPLLFTNFRQKIEKDFKIRNEFDCEHLVNRRPNLDLQIESDDITLKTLGFDDFEVHQSTAFPFSGGETAAIQRLNAYLFETKNLSCYKETRNGLIGEDYSSKFSAWLANGSLSAVSIFHEIKKYESKFGYNESTYWLVFELLWRDFFKYTSMRFRDKIFLKVGILERDVQFKFDQNLVNEWINGETNSDFINANMLEIKNTGWMSNRGRQNVASYFCKILKQEWRIGAAYFEEMLIDYDVHSNYGNWMYLAGVGNDPRSRIFNAEKQAEQYDPNHKFRNLWLQ; encoded by the coding sequence ATGCCGGAAAAACAAAAAATCAACATTCTCTGGTTCGGCAACGATTTAAGAATTAGAGATAACGAGTCACTTTTCAACGTCATGCAGGAAGATTTGACTTTTCTTGCACTATATATTTTTAACGAAACTTTTTTCTGTTCGGGACCACTTGGTTTTAAGAAAATTGGAAAATTCAGAGCTCAATTTTTGCTGGATACAGTTTTGGATTTGAACAGTAATTTAAATCAAAAAAATATTCCGTTTCTTAAAAAAATTGGACGAACTCAGGATGTATTTAATCAAATTTCGGGGCAATTTGAGATTGAAAAAATATTCTGTCAAAGTGAATGGACTCAAGAAGAAGTCGTTTTGTATAATAAAATCAAGCGTATTTTACCTGGTGTAAAATGGGTTAAATCTTATTCCCAACTGTTGCTGCAACCTAATTACGTGGCTGATAAAGTAGATGAAATTCCTTTATTGTTTACTAATTTCAGACAAAAAATTGAGAAAGATTTTAAAATTAGAAATGAATTTGATTGTGAACATTTAGTGAACAGAAGGCCAAATTTAGATTTGCAAATAGAAAGCGATGACATCACATTAAAAACGTTGGGTTTCGATGATTTTGAAGTGCATCAATCTACGGCTTTTCCATTTTCGGGTGGAGAAACAGCAGCTATACAACGATTGAATGCTTATCTTTTTGAAACTAAAAATCTAAGTTGTTATAAAGAGACAAGAAATGGTTTAATCGGTGAAGATTACAGTAGCAAATTTTCTGCCTGGCTTGCAAACGGAAGCTTGTCTGCTGTATCTATTTTCCACGAAATCAAGAAATATGAGTCGAAATTCGGATATAATGAGTCAACTTATTGGCTTGTTTTTGAGCTATTGTGGCGTGATTTTTTTAAATATACTTCAATGCGATTTCGGGATAAAATATTCCTTAAAGTTGGAATTTTAGAAAGAGATGTTCAATTTAAATTTGATCAAAATTTAGTGAATGAATGGATAAATGGCGAAACAAATTCTGATTTTATCAATGCCAATATGCTGGAAATTAAAAATACAGGCTGGATGAGTAATCGCGGACGTCAAAATGTAGCTTCGTACTTTTGCAAAATTCTTAAACAGGAGTGGAGAATTGGTGCCGCATACTTTGAAGAAATGCTGATCGACTATGATGTTCATAGCAATTATGGAAATTGGATGTATCTAGCAGGTGTTGGAAATGATCCAAGAAGTAGAATTTTCAATGCTGAAAAACAGGCCGAACAGTACGATCCAAACCACAAATTCAGAAATTTATGGCTACAGTAA
- a CDS encoding TIGR03643 family protein, protein MTKEFDLTQTDRIIEMAWEDRTPFEAIEFQFGITESEVIEVMRRVLKPSSFRLWRKRVNSSVSKKHLMKRNPEMVRFKCTRQRTISHNKISKR, encoded by the coding sequence ATGACGAAAGAATTTGATTTAACACAAACGGACCGCATTATCGAGATGGCATGGGAAGACCGAACGCCGTTTGAAGCGATAGAATTTCAGTTTGGAATTACTGAATCTGAAGTGATTGAAGTGATGAGAAGAGTATTGAAACCTTCTAGTTTTAGACTTTGGAGAAAAAGGGTGAATTCGAGTGTAAGCAAGAAACATCTGATGAAAAGAAATCCTGAAATGGTGAGGTTTAAATGTACAAGACAACGAACAATCAGTCATAATAAAATTTCGAAACGCTGA
- a CDS encoding nuclear transport factor 2 family protein — protein sequence MKKLTLTISILLVVGITAQAMRYLPNQNTFRTVTNAQNTNNCNENHGESLEMELSDSSLDTSINESIHIKKETKMKNATILHQANEFVKKGNYEDFLAHCTPDTKWVFVGERILEGKDKVRAYMKEFYVEPPVFTVETTIEEGSMVTVTGEITLKAPNGIYHHYDYCDIWRFENGKIAELKAFVIEKENLDK from the coding sequence GTGAAAAAACTGACATTAACTATATCCATCTTACTAGTAGTCGGCATTACTGCACAAGCGATGAGATATCTTCCTAATCAAAACACATTCCGAACAGTTACAAATGCTCAAAATACGAATAACTGTAATGAAAATCACGGAGAAAGCTTGGAAATGGAATTATCTGACAGCAGTCTAGATACAAGCATTAATGAATCAATTCACATCAAAAAAGAAACAAAAATGAAAAATGCAACGATATTACATCAAGCAAATGAATTTGTTAAAAAGGGAAATTACGAGGATTTTCTAGCTCATTGTACACCAGATACAAAATGGGTTTTTGTAGGTGAACGTATCCTCGAGGGTAAAGATAAAGTACGAGCCTATATGAAAGAATTTTATGTGGAACCGCCTGTATTTACCGTCGAAACGACCATTGAAGAAGGTAGCATGGTAACCGTGACAGGTGAAATCACCTTGAAGGCGCCAAATGGCATTTATCACCACTATGATTATTGCGATATATGGCGCTTCGAAAATGGAAAAATTGCAGAATTGAAAGCTTTTGTCATAGAAAAGGAAAATCTTGACAAATGA
- a CDS encoding helix-turn-helix domain-containing protein: MSKENKIGPKISRLRELRGMKQEALATALGVSQQTISNIERSESIEADLLAQVAEILGVTPDAIENFSEEAVFNYFNSFHDNSGAGAYSTNSTFSCNPVDKLIEVYEENKKLYERLLEAEKSKVEYLEKLLNSK; the protein is encoded by the coding sequence ATGAGTAAGGAAAACAAGATTGGACCAAAAATCAGCCGCCTACGTGAGTTACGCGGTATGAAACAAGAAGCTTTAGCCACTGCTTTGGGAGTAAGTCAGCAGACCATTTCCAACATAGAAAGAAGTGAATCCATAGAAGCAGATCTTTTGGCTCAAGTAGCCGAAATATTGGGCGTTACTCCAGATGCAATTGAGAATTTTAGTGAAGAAGCTGTGTTCAATTATTTTAATAGCTTTCACGATAATAGTGGTGCCGGTGCATATAGCACAAACTCCACATTTTCTTGCAATCCTGTAGACAAACTCATCGAAGTCTACGAAGAAAACAAAAAACTCTACGAACGCCTTCTTGAAGCCGAAAAATCGAAGGTTGAATATTTAGAAAAATTACTGAATAGTAAATAA
- a CDS encoding NAD(P)H-dependent oxidoreductase, with protein sequence MKTLIIVVHPHITKSVINKRWIEELLKYPEKYTVHHLQESYPEGNIDVLAEQRLVEQYDKIVFQFPFYWFNCPALLKQWFDDVLTHGWAYGSQSGYRMHGKKIALAISLGLDENDLKGAGKYKYTLQELTRPFELTFQYVKVNYQPPFAFYWIEHNISESHLAHGVKSYLEFLDKF encoded by the coding sequence ATGAAAACTTTAATAATTGTCGTCCATCCTCATATAACTAAGTCGGTGATAAATAAGAGATGGATTGAGGAACTGCTTAAGTATCCTGAAAAATATACCGTACACCATTTACAAGAAAGTTATCCAGAGGGAAATATCGATGTTTTGGCCGAACAGCGCCTAGTCGAACAGTATGATAAAATTGTTTTCCAATTTCCTTTTTACTGGTTTAACTGCCCCGCTCTGTTAAAACAGTGGTTTGATGACGTGTTGACTCATGGGTGGGCATATGGCAGTCAAAGCGGATATCGGATGCATGGGAAGAAAATAGCCTTGGCGATATCTCTGGGCTTAGATGAAAACGATTTGAAGGGAGCAGGAAAATACAAATACACCTTACAGGAACTCACACGACCTTTTGAGTTGACTTTTCAATATGTCAAAGTTAATTACCAACCTCCATTTGCTTTTTATTGGATAGAGCACAACATATCGGAAAGCCATCTAGCACATGGTGTCAAATCATATTTGGAGTTTCTAGATAAATTTTGA
- a CDS encoding SDR family NAD(P)-dependent oxidoreductase, producing the protein MKNIVIIGCGQGIGFATAKILSESHHVIGISRTENPEVRNLNMEFHPMDIISGDLGEINFPDVIDGLVYAPGSINLKPFSRLSVDDFKNDFEVNVVGAVKTIQKLLPNLKKSDSASVVLFSSVAAKMGMPFHASISASKSAVEGLTKSLAAELSAQKIRVNAIAPSLTDTKLASQLLSTPEKREASEKRHPLQRIGNGDEIAEMVKFLLSENSAWITGQIIGIDGGMSNIKL; encoded by the coding sequence ATGAAAAATATAGTTATCATAGGCTGTGGGCAAGGAATTGGATTTGCTACTGCAAAAATATTATCAGAGAGTCATCATGTGATTGGAATTTCACGAACTGAAAATCCTGAAGTTCGGAATTTGAATATGGAGTTTCATCCCATGGATATTATCTCCGGAGATTTGGGCGAGATTAATTTTCCTGATGTGATTGACGGATTGGTTTATGCGCCAGGAAGTATTAATTTGAAGCCATTTAGTAGACTTTCAGTTGATGATTTTAAAAATGATTTTGAAGTTAATGTTGTGGGTGCGGTGAAAACGATTCAGAAATTATTACCTAATTTAAAAAAATCTGATAGTGCGTCGGTTGTACTATTCAGTTCTGTGGCTGCTAAGATGGGTATGCCTTTTCACGCATCGATTTCGGCCAGTAAAAGTGCTGTGGAAGGTCTGACTAAAAGTCTGGCGGCAGAATTGTCTGCTCAGAAAATTAGGGTTAATGCAATCGCACCTTCTTTAACGGACACAAAACTTGCTTCACAACTCCTTTCAACACCTGAAAAGCGGGAGGCTTCGGAAAAAAGACATCCGCTGCAAAGAATTGGTAATGGTGACGAGATCGCAGAAATGGTCAAGTTTTTACTTTCAGAAAATTCAGCTTGGATTACTGGACAGATCATCGGAATTGACGGGGGGATGAGCAACATCAAATTGTAA
- a CDS encoding winged helix-turn-helix transcriptional regulator yields MSEIKQTSTNFSNKAALSDECPEAYASNIIGGQWTLVICSWLLSGKLRFGELKKKLPGITERMLTLQLRKLEENKIISRTVYAEVPPRVEYEMTEIGYALKSVIKELEAWGESHKKLTGK; encoded by the coding sequence ATGAGTGAAATCAAACAAACCTCAACCAACTTTTCCAATAAGGCTGCTCTGAGCGATGAATGTCCGGAAGCATACGCCTCAAATATCATTGGCGGTCAATGGACATTGGTGATATGTTCTTGGTTGTTAAGTGGTAAACTTAGATTTGGAGAGCTAAAGAAGAAACTACCTGGTATTACTGAACGGATGTTGACTTTGCAACTGCGTAAGCTCGAAGAGAATAAAATAATCAGCCGGACTGTTTATGCTGAAGTTCCGCCACGTGTAGAATATGAAATGACGGAAATTGGATATGCGTTGAAGTCTGTTATTAAAGAGTTAGAGGCTTGGGGAGAAAGCCATAAGAAATTGACAGGTAAATAA
- a CDS encoding cryptochrome/photolyase family protein, with the protein MATVKSSTAQLIFPHQLFKNTDYLDNDQPIFLLEEFLFFNQYKFHKQKIALHRASMKFYEGYLITKKFKVEYIESTSPLSDVQNLIKYLEKGKFEKIRITDVCDNWLEKRIRETKLELEVLESPLFINTREDLKVYFENRKSYHQTDFYKQQRVFRNILMKDGKPIGEKWTFDTENRKIYPKNKKAPFINFPENSMYFEEAKIYINQNFSDHYGNLSSYQRYPVTFEQAENWLNQFLEFRFADFGVYEDSIVGGEHFLHHSVLSPLLNIGLLTADRVLKKAIDHAEEHKIPINSLEGFVRQILGWREFVRGVYLYQGTYQRNKNYWKHHNTLPQSFYTGTTEIKPVDNTILKVLETGYAHHIERLMIAANLMNLLKIDPDDVYQWFMELFIDSYDWVMVPNVYGMSSFSDGGKMSTKPYISGSNYIKKMSDYMDGDWTDKWDGLFWNFVNDNRKFFETNPRLGMMLLTLDKMEDEKKSKHLEIAKQTIKNLK; encoded by the coding sequence ATGGCTACAGTAAAATCATCAACGGCACAATTGATATTTCCGCATCAACTTTTCAAAAATACGGATTATCTGGACAATGATCAGCCGATTTTTTTGTTGGAAGAGTTTCTCTTTTTTAATCAATACAAATTTCACAAACAAAAAATTGCTTTGCATAGAGCGAGTATGAAGTTTTATGAGGGTTATTTAATCACAAAAAAATTTAAGGTTGAATATATTGAAAGTACGTCGCCACTTTCTGATGTCCAAAATTTGATTAAATATTTAGAAAAAGGAAAATTTGAGAAAATCCGCATTACTGATGTTTGTGACAATTGGCTTGAAAAAAGAATTAGGGAAACCAAATTGGAACTGGAAGTTCTTGAGAGTCCTTTATTCATAAATACTCGGGAAGATCTTAAGGTATATTTTGAGAATAGAAAATCCTATCATCAGACCGATTTTTACAAGCAGCAGCGCGTTTTTCGAAATATTCTGATGAAAGATGGCAAGCCTATTGGTGAAAAATGGACTTTTGATACGGAAAACAGAAAAATATATCCTAAAAATAAAAAAGCGCCGTTCATTAATTTTCCTGAAAACAGCATGTATTTTGAGGAAGCTAAAATATATATTAATCAAAATTTCAGTGATCACTATGGCAATTTAAGTTCATATCAACGGTATCCTGTTACTTTCGAGCAAGCAGAAAATTGGTTGAATCAGTTTCTTGAATTTCGATTTGCTGATTTTGGAGTGTATGAAGATAGTATCGTGGGTGGTGAACATTTTTTGCATCATAGCGTGCTTTCGCCTTTGCTTAATATTGGACTTTTGACTGCGGATCGTGTTTTGAAAAAAGCAATCGATCACGCTGAAGAACATAAAATCCCGATCAATTCTTTGGAAGGGTTTGTGCGTCAGATTTTAGGCTGGAGAGAGTTTGTGAGGGGAGTTTATTTGTATCAGGGAACTTATCAGCGTAATAAAAATTACTGGAAACATCATAACACGCTTCCCCAGTCTTTTTATACTGGAACGACAGAAATAAAACCGGTAGACAACACAATTTTAAAAGTTTTAGAAACGGGATATGCCCATCATATCGAGCGACTGATGATTGCGGCTAACTTGATGAATCTCCTTAAAATTGATCCTGATGATGTTTATCAATGGTTTATGGAATTATTTATTGATTCTTATGACTGGGTGATGGTGCCGAATGTCTATGGGATGAGCAGTTTTTCGGATGGCGGAAAAATGAGCACGAAACCGTACATCAGCGGAAGCAACTATATCAAAAAAATGAGCGATTATATGGACGGTGACTGGACGGATAAATGGGATGGTCTTTTCTGGAATTTTGTGAATGATAACCGCAAGTTTTTTGAGACAAACCCGAGGCTTGGCATGATGTTGCTCACATTGGATAAAATGGAAGATGAGAAAAAATCCAAGCATCTCGAAATAGCAAAACAGACGATTAAAAATCTAAAATAA